One Natronomonas moolapensis 8.8.11 genomic region harbors:
- a CDS encoding YlbF family regulator — MSIETTPDARATELAEELGEAITELPAYEAFLEAKAAVTDDEALQQEMEAFERLREEFLMAREAGTATNDDLLELQAAQEELHDKPKMSAYLEAKSDIELRLQELDHIISEPLAVEFGETAGGCCQD, encoded by the coding sequence ATGAGCATCGAGACGACCCCGGACGCCCGAGCGACCGAACTCGCCGAGGAACTCGGCGAGGCGATCACCGAGTTGCCGGCCTACGAGGCGTTCCTCGAGGCGAAGGCGGCGGTCACCGACGACGAGGCACTCCAGCAGGAAATGGAGGCGTTCGAGCGTCTCCGCGAGGAGTTCCTGATGGCCAGAGAGGCCGGGACGGCCACCAACGATGATCTCCTCGAGTTGCAGGCCGCCCAGGAGGAACTCCACGACAAACCGAAGATGTCGGCGTACCTGGAGGCCAAATCCGACATCGAACTCCGTCTGCAGGAGCTCGATCACATCATCTCCGAACCGCTCGCGGTCGAGTTCGGCGAGACGGCGGGCGGCTGCTGTCAGGACTGA
- a CDS encoding RtcB family protein has translation MTTFEAGDITLRKVRENVWEIPQEGDMRVPARVFASERLLEEIVEDRTLEQLRNATHLPGIRKYAICMPDGHQGYGFPVGGVAGIDAENGCISPGAIGYDVNCGVRMIKTDLSYADLRGRETELVDALFEAVPSGLGGGGVLEGDHGILESALERGVEWCLEAGYAVESDLEHCEDNGVRRDADPEAVPQRAKDRGQNQMGSLGSGNHFLEVQRVAEVFDPETAEAYGLEADQVVVLIHCGSRGLGHQLCTEYLRRIETTHSGLVDALPDKELAAAPAGSQLAEEYYGAMCAATNFAWVNRQLITHRTRTVFADVFGEPWEELGMELLYDVAHNIAKKEVHDVDGEDRELYVHRKGATRAFPAARPEVPDAYRDVGQPVVIPGSMGAGSYVLRGGANSLDVSFGSTAHGAGRLMSRTRAKNEFRGGDVQSELEGREVYVKAQSGATIAEEAPGVYKDVDEVVRVSEALGIGDPVVRVEPICNIKG, from the coding sequence ATGACCACGTTCGAGGCCGGCGACATCACGCTCCGGAAGGTTCGGGAGAACGTCTGGGAGATCCCACAGGAGGGCGACATGCGTGTCCCGGCGCGAGTGTTCGCGAGCGAACGCCTGCTCGAGGAGATCGTCGAGGACAGGACCCTCGAACAGCTCCGCAACGCGACCCACCTGCCGGGCATCCGGAAGTACGCGATCTGTATGCCCGACGGCCACCAAGGCTACGGCTTCCCGGTCGGCGGCGTCGCGGGCATCGACGCCGAAAACGGTTGCATCTCACCGGGAGCGATCGGCTACGACGTAAACTGCGGCGTGAGAATGATAAAAACAGACCTCTCCTACGCCGACCTCCGGGGTCGCGAGACGGAACTCGTCGACGCGCTCTTCGAGGCCGTCCCCTCGGGGCTCGGCGGCGGCGGCGTTCTCGAGGGCGACCACGGCATCCTCGAGTCGGCGCTCGAACGCGGCGTCGAGTGGTGTCTCGAGGCCGGCTACGCCGTCGAGTCGGACCTCGAACACTGCGAGGACAACGGCGTTCGCCGCGACGCCGACCCCGAGGCCGTCCCCCAGCGCGCGAAGGACCGCGGGCAGAACCAGATGGGATCGCTCGGCTCCGGGAACCACTTCCTCGAGGTCCAACGCGTCGCGGAGGTGTTCGACCCGGAAACCGCCGAGGCCTACGGGCTCGAGGCCGACCAGGTGGTCGTGTTGATCCACTGTGGGTCGCGAGGGCTGGGCCACCAGCTCTGCACGGAGTACCTCCGACGCATCGAGACGACCCACAGCGGCCTCGTCGATGCCCTCCCCGACAAGGAACTCGCGGCGGCTCCGGCGGGCTCACAGCTCGCCGAGGAGTACTACGGGGCGATGTGTGCGGCAACCAACTTCGCGTGGGTCAACCGACAGCTCATCACCCACCGGACGCGGACCGTCTTCGCCGACGTCTTCGGGGAGCCCTGGGAGGAGTTGGGGATGGAGTTGCTCTACGACGTGGCCCACAACATCGCGAAGAAGGAGGTCCACGACGTCGACGGCGAGGACCGGGAGCTGTACGTCCACCGGAAGGGCGCGACGCGGGCGTTCCCGGCCGCCCGCCCGGAGGTGCCCGACGCCTACCGCGACGTCGGCCAGCCGGTCGTCATCCCCGGTAGCATGGGCGCGGGATCGTACGTCCTCCGCGGGGGGGCGAACTCTCTGGACGTCTCCTTCGGCTCGACGGCCCACGGCGCCGGGCGGCTGATGAGCCGAACGCGGGCGAAAAACGAGTTCCGGGGCGGGGACGTACAGTCGGAGCTGGAGGGCCGAGAGGTGTACGTGAAGGCCCAAAGCGGCGCGACGATCGCCGAGGAGGCTCCCGGTGTGTACAAAGACGTGGACGAGGTCGTCCGCGTCTCCGAGGCGCTCGGGATCGGCGACCCCGTCGTCCGCGTCGAGCCGATCTGCAATATAAAGGGGTGA
- a CDS encoding CheF family chemotaxis protein gives MSKSERKLLDTTGRFTQVVRDGTKLGDIGWTDGRILLSNRRLILAGADGKRTIQLSKVDTIEGRYDVNQAIAQVTDYVSVRIGRDVFLVSTGESEDFERTLHKTILDGNIVLLKHPAIEGGVVQNVGWKKARVKIGEEAVNLAVEDGSFVRIEIDDIGTVERDERSVRSAERPVLEAEHTEEGTSVETYLSGNEKHCSVLGSVLERGAEQNASSIDLGKDEEEVLMALYSGVSSFEVPEFLDMDPDDVEEIYEELVELDVLQEVRIRREVALKPRGRNIASESMNSQ, from the coding sequence GTGAGCAAGTCCGAGCGGAAACTGCTCGACACCACCGGCCGGTTCACGCAGGTCGTACGGGACGGGACGAAACTCGGCGACATCGGGTGGACCGACGGGCGGATCCTGCTTTCGAACCGGCGGCTCATCCTCGCCGGCGCGGACGGCAAGCGGACGATCCAGCTCTCGAAGGTCGACACCATCGAGGGTCGCTACGACGTCAACCAGGCGATCGCACAGGTGACGGACTACGTCAGTGTCCGGATCGGCCGGGACGTCTTTCTCGTTTCGACCGGCGAGTCCGAGGACTTCGAACGGACGCTACACAAGACGATCCTCGACGGCAACATTGTTCTCCTGAAGCATCCGGCGATCGAGGGCGGCGTCGTCCAGAATGTCGGCTGGAAGAAGGCCCGCGTCAAGATCGGCGAGGAGGCGGTCAACCTCGCCGTCGAGGACGGCTCGTTCGTCCGGATCGAGATCGACGACATCGGGACCGTCGAACGGGACGAACGGAGCGTCCGATCCGCGGAGCGTCCGGTCCTCGAGGCCGAACACACCGAGGAGGGGACGAGCGTCGAAACGTACCTCTCGGGCAACGAGAAACACTGTTCTGTACTCGGGTCGGTGCTCGAACGCGGCGCCGAGCAGAACGCCTCCTCGATCGATCTCGGCAAGGACGAAGAGGAGGTGTTGATGGCGCTATACTCCGGCGTCTCCTCCTTCGAGGTGCCTGAGTTTCTGGACATGGACCCCGACGACGTCGAGGAGATCTACGAGGAACTGGTCGAGTTGGACGTCCTCCAGGAGGTACGGATCCGACGCGAGGTCGCGTTGAAACCCCGCGGGCGGAACATCGCCAGCGAATCGATGAACAGCCAGTAG
- a CDS encoding CheR family methyltransferase, with protein MSRTEAEGLADVIEYIADRMAFEPDSYNESYLDRRISARMRRTDCETYAEYLEVLSANDGERAALLDALSINVTSFFRNPPVWERLRDVLADLTADGGTVRCWSAACADGREPYSVAMLARDDPDIRERAVEITATDIDAEILETAREGVYESTRTTDIAEQLEPLSAPKEHVDIDADARSFAVRDRVKRMVSFEQHDLISGTPKRGYDLVLCRNLLIYIDSSYKTPIFETLTAAVEADGFLTIGKSETLPRSFRAEYDAYDRGNHIYRRE; from the coding sequence ATGAGCCGAACGGAAGCCGAGGGACTCGCGGACGTAATCGAGTACATCGCCGATCGGATGGCGTTCGAGCCGGATTCGTACAACGAGTCGTATCTCGACCGTCGGATTTCGGCGCGAATGCGGCGGACGGACTGTGAGACGTACGCCGAGTACCTCGAGGTGTTGTCGGCGAACGACGGCGAGCGCGCGGCGCTTTTGGACGCGTTGAGCATCAACGTCACGAGCTTCTTCCGCAACCCGCCGGTCTGGGAGCGGCTCCGGGACGTGCTGGCCGATCTGACGGCCGACGGGGGGACGGTTCGCTGTTGGAGCGCCGCCTGTGCCGACGGTCGGGAGCCGTACTCGGTCGCGATGCTCGCCCGCGACGATCCGGACATACGGGAGCGTGCAGTCGAGATAACGGCGACGGACATCGACGCCGAGATACTCGAGACCGCCCGCGAGGGCGTCTACGAGTCGACCCGGACGACGGACATCGCCGAGCAGCTCGAGCCGCTGTCGGCCCCCAAAGAGCACGTCGACATCGACGCGGACGCGCGGTCGTTCGCCGTTCGCGACCGGGTCAAGCGGATGGTCTCCTTCGAGCAACACGATCTCATAAGCGGGACCCCCAAACGCGGGTACGACCTCGTACTCTGCCGGAACCTGTTGATATACATCGACAGCTCGTACAAGACGCCGATCTTCGAGACGCTGACCGCCGCGGTCGAGGCGGATGGCTTCCTGACGATCGGCAAATCCGAGACACTTCCCCGGTCGTTCCGGGCGGAGTACGACGCCTACGACAGGGGTAACCACATCTACCGGAGAGAGTGA
- the cheB gene encoding chemotaxis-specific protein-glutamate methyltransferase CheB — translation MTRTKTTQRGGTDPVSAVVVDDSQFMRTVICDMLEDAGIDVLGTASNGADGVETVVETGPDVVTMDLKMPGVDGIEAVDQIMTERPTPVLVLSAHAADGAELTFEAMEKGAVDFFEKPSGEVSVGLKQQQESLVSAVRSVANADISATEAAAERARQSTTGGPSSGSTPPMTEYPDRPTLLVGSSTGGPTVVEGILETLPIEADFRVLVVQHMPDGFTERFAARLDDASEYSVREATDGDRIGGGEALVARGGSHLEVSGYGGGRLRVSLTEAEPVNNVRPAVDVTFRTAADRIDDPLSAAVLTGMGSDGAAGVEAVNAAGGAVIAQDEETSAVFGMPQRAIETGVVDEVRPREELVAGILNATTKQQ, via the coding sequence ATGACGCGGACGAAGACCACCCAACGTGGCGGAACCGACCCGGTGAGCGCCGTCGTCGTCGACGACTCGCAGTTCATGCGGACGGTTATCTGTGATATGCTCGAGGATGCGGGGATCGACGTGCTCGGGACCGCTTCGAACGGCGCGGACGGCGTCGAGACCGTCGTAGAAACCGGCCCCGACGTCGTCACGATGGATCTGAAGATGCCCGGCGTCGACGGCATCGAGGCCGTCGACCAGATCATGACCGAGCGGCCGACACCGGTGTTGGTGCTGTCGGCCCACGCCGCCGACGGCGCGGAGTTGACGTTCGAGGCGATGGAAAAGGGTGCCGTCGACTTCTTCGAGAAGCCGAGCGGCGAGGTGTCGGTCGGCCTCAAACAGCAACAGGAGTCGTTGGTGTCGGCGGTTCGGTCGGTCGCGAACGCCGACATCTCCGCGACGGAGGCGGCCGCCGAACGGGCCCGACAGAGCACGACCGGCGGCCCCTCGTCCGGATCGACGCCGCCGATGACGGAGTACCCCGACCGCCCCACGCTCCTCGTGGGGTCCTCGACGGGGGGGCCGACCGTCGTCGAGGGCATCCTCGAGACCCTCCCGATCGAGGCGGACTTCCGGGTGCTCGTCGTCCAGCACATGCCGGACGGGTTCACGGAGCGCTTCGCGGCGAGGCTCGACGACGCCAGCGAGTATTCGGTTCGGGAGGCCACGGACGGCGATCGGATCGGCGGCGGCGAGGCCCTCGTCGCGCGGGGCGGCAGCCACCTCGAGGTGTCGGGCTACGGGGGCGGCCGGCTCCGCGTCTCGCTCACCGAGGCGGAGCCGGTCAACAACGTCCGACCCGCGGTCGACGTGACGTTCCGAACGGCGGCCGATCGGATCGACGATCCGCTCTCGGCCGCCGTGCTGACCGGGATGGGGTCCGACGGAGCCGCCGGCGTCGAGGCCGTGAACGCGGCCGGCGGGGCGGTGATCGCACAGGACGAAGAGACATCAGCGGTGTTCGGAATGCCACAGCGGGCCATCGAGACGGGCGTCGTCGACGAGGTGCGCCCCCGCGAGGAACTCGTTGCGGGGATCCTGAACGCCACCACGAAGCAACAATGA
- the dph2 gene encoding diphthamide biosynthesis enzyme Dph2, with translation MSQKSDTERTAGDLRNTGMALKHERTWDYELDRIVEAVDERDAKKVGLQFPEGLKRRAGRVADDLRELLPDDATVLISGQPCYGACDLDTYMMRRTDVFVHFGHSPMKESEKIIYVPLFSNVDVTPIMEESLEELTDPEDDAAVGLVTTAQHMNQFDEMRSWLEARGYDVETRRGDERLTHEGQVLGCNYASADVDADQILYVGGGKFHPLGLAMEHPEKNVIIADPVNNVVTIADTEKFMKQRYGAVHRAMDAEEWGVVFCTKIGQGRWDVAEEIVENNENAYLLTMDEVTPDRLTNFGFDAYVNTGCPRITTDDGPQFKQPMLTPGEYEIAIGEKPLESLSFDTFHGTW, from the coding sequence ATGAGCCAGAAATCGGACACCGAGCGAACGGCGGGCGACCTCCGGAACACCGGGATGGCGCTCAAACACGAGCGGACGTGGGACTACGAACTCGATCGGATCGTCGAGGCGGTCGACGAACGCGACGCAAAAAAGGTCGGACTGCAGTTTCCCGAAGGACTGAAACGGCGTGCCGGGCGGGTCGCAGACGACCTCCGGGAGTTGCTGCCCGACGATGCGACGGTGCTCATCTCCGGGCAGCCCTGTTATGGCGCCTGCGATCTGGACACCTACATGATGCGGCGGACGGACGTCTTCGTTCACTTCGGCCACTCGCCGATGAAGGAGTCGGAGAAGATCATCTACGTGCCGCTGTTCTCGAACGTCGACGTGACGCCGATCATGGAGGAGTCGCTCGAAGAGCTGACCGACCCCGAGGACGACGCGGCCGTCGGCCTCGTGACGACGGCCCAGCACATGAACCAGTTCGACGAGATGCGATCGTGGTTGGAGGCGCGCGGCTACGACGTCGAGACCCGCCGCGGCGACGAGCGATTGACACACGAGGGGCAGGTACTCGGCTGTAATTACGCCTCGGCGGACGTCGACGCCGACCAGATTCTCTACGTCGGCGGCGGGAAGTTCCACCCGCTGGGGCTGGCGATGGAACACCCTGAAAAGAACGTAATTATCGCCGACCCGGTCAACAACGTCGTCACCATCGCCGACACCGAGAAGTTCATGAAACAGCGCTACGGCGCGGTTCACCGGGCGATGGACGCCGAGGAGTGGGGCGTCGTCTTCTGTACGAAGATCGGTCAGGGCCGCTGGGACGTCGCCGAGGAGATCGTCGAAAACAACGAGAACGCCTACCTGTTGACGATGGACGAAGTCACGCCCGATCGGCTCACGAACTTCGGGTTCGACGCCTACGTCAACACTGGCTGCCCTCGGATCACGACCGACGACGGACCGCAGTTCAAACAGCCCATGTTGACCCCCGGCGAGTACGAGATCGCGATCGGCGAGAAGCCCCTCGAGAGCCTCTCGTTCGATACGTTCCACGGGACGTGGTAG
- a CDS encoding MBL fold metallo-hydrolase, translated as MAIHSDWGNWLPQAVADADPDGLAVWYLGCNGFVLKAADGTTVFVDPYLGTGDPPRTVRMIPVPFAPEDVAAADAVLATHEHTDHTHGPSQAPILTGTDATFFGPSASVEIADGWREDHGVDSGDIAEVSEGDSLEVGSLSIHVESAHDPDADHPVSYVVECEAGTFFHGGDARPSEAFEAIGSAYDIDLAVAAFGSSGTIPDKETREPAYTKWYSDENMAAEAANQLQTDRLLPTHWDMWKGLTADPTVLFDHVRRFEYPRTIEILEIGDRTDL; from the coding sequence ATGGCCATCCACTCCGATTGGGGCAATTGGCTCCCGCAGGCCGTCGCCGATGCCGATCCCGACGGGCTCGCCGTCTGGTATCTCGGCTGCAATGGGTTCGTTCTGAAAGCCGCCGACGGTACGACCGTCTTCGTCGACCCGTACCTCGGAACGGGCGACCCGCCCCGGACCGTCCGGATGATTCCGGTCCCGTTCGCCCCCGAGGACGTCGCCGCCGCCGACGCGGTGCTCGCGACCCACGAGCACACCGACCACACCCACGGTCCCTCGCAGGCACCGATCCTCACCGGGACCGACGCGACGTTCTTCGGTCCCTCCGCGTCGGTCGAGATCGCCGACGGGTGGCGCGAGGACCACGGCGTCGATTCGGGCGATATCGCCGAGGTCTCGGAGGGCGACAGCCTCGAGGTCGGATCGCTGTCGATCCACGTCGAATCGGCTCACGACCCGGACGCCGACCACCCCGTCTCCTACGTCGTCGAGTGTGAGGCCGGCACGTTCTTCCACGGTGGCGACGCCCGTCCCAGCGAGGCCTTCGAGGCGATCGGCTCGGCGTACGACATCGACCTCGCCGTCGCGGCCTTCGGCTCCTCGGGGACCATCCCAGACAAGGAGACCCGCGAACCCGCGTACACAAAGTGGTACTCCGACGAAAACATGGCCGCCGAAGCGGCGAACCAACTCCAGACGGATCGGCTCCTCCCGACACACTGGGACATGTGGAAAGGCCTCACCGCAGACCCGACCGTTCTCTTCGATCACGTCCGGCGCTTCGAGTACCCCCGAACCATCGAGATCCTCGAGATCGGCGACCGGACGGACCTCTGA
- a CDS encoding chemotaxis protein CheA, translated as MNDDHIHAFVSECRESITDLNNALLALEDDPGDDEAIESVFRTAHTLKGNFGAMGFSNASELAHVLEDLLDEIRDGEIEVTPAIMDAAFEGVDRIETIVDEIDRDGDTQTDPDETTARLRAAIEGGAGTGKKEETDTDAESGGSGPGGATDGAAPTFAHAEEVPTTDGWEGLVHALVGVDPDGMLGVDAMLVLEPLADAFEDLRTAPARDRIEEGEYDGTFDVFVPAESADRLAGELEGIGAVESFDVTEVGGNGGADTTDADTDADSGAVQDDTDDSGADGDVDTTGDDADGSEEGDSDAERSGGGGTSSTSAGGNDISSVRVDVDRLDELHGLVEQLVTGRITIRRAIEDGDIETASTSLNDFDKVTSRLQNTVMDMRLIPLRRVVSNLPRVVRDVARSQGKDISFEMHGQDIELDRSILTEIEDPLIHILRNAVDHGVESPEEREAAGKPREGTIELDAARQRDHVTIVVSDDGAGIDPDAMRQKAIDEGVVPQSEAESMSDDEAYDLVFHPGFSTASEVTDVSGRGVGMDVVHSTVEQLDGTVDVDSTPGEGTTVELRLPVSVAIVNVLFVEVGDREYGIPIKNIDELTHASDTETVNGKSVVRHDDDVYPVIRLDKALEIDDAIGNDAAAASGDPGGTEFAADGGDDVGALGAGGVDADGDGSPDGGMLVRIRESVRPVALRCDSFSDQEEVVVKPLEGSLSGIPGLSGTAILGDGNIVPILDVVSLEE; from the coding sequence ATGAACGACGACCACATACACGCGTTCGTCTCGGAGTGTCGAGAGAGCATCACCGACCTCAACAACGCCCTCCTCGCGCTCGAGGACGACCCCGGCGACGACGAGGCGATCGAATCGGTGTTCAGGACCGCCCACACGCTGAAAGGCAACTTCGGCGCGATGGGCTTTTCGAACGCGAGCGAACTCGCACACGTTCTCGAGGACCTCCTCGACGAGATCCGCGACGGCGAGATCGAGGTCACACCGGCGATCATGGACGCCGCCTTCGAGGGGGTCGATCGGATCGAGACGATCGTCGACGAGATCGACCGCGACGGCGACACACAGACTGATCCGGACGAGACGACGGCCCGGCTTCGGGCGGCCATCGAGGGCGGCGCCGGGACGGGGAAAAAAGAGGAGACCGACACGGACGCCGAAAGCGGGGGCAGCGGGCCCGGGGGCGCGACCGACGGCGCGGCGCCGACGTTCGCCCACGCCGAGGAGGTGCCGACGACGGACGGGTGGGAGGGTCTCGTCCACGCGCTGGTCGGCGTCGACCCCGACGGGATGCTCGGCGTCGACGCGATGTTGGTTCTCGAACCGCTCGCGGACGCCTTCGAGGACCTGCGGACAGCTCCCGCGCGCGACCGGATCGAGGAGGGCGAGTACGACGGCACGTTCGACGTGTTCGTGCCCGCCGAAAGCGCCGACCGCCTCGCCGGCGAGCTCGAGGGGATCGGCGCGGTCGAATCGTTCGACGTGACCGAGGTCGGCGGAAACGGCGGCGCTGACACGACGGACGCGGATACTGACGCCGACAGCGGGGCTGTCCAGGACGACACAGACGACTCTGGGGCGGACGGCGACGTCGACACCACAGGCGACGATGCCGACGGTTCCGAGGAGGGCGACAGCGACGCCGAACGTTCGGGAGGCGGCGGTACCTCGTCGACGTCGGCCGGCGGGAACGACATCTCCTCGGTTCGGGTCGACGTCGACCGCCTCGACGAACTCCACGGCCTCGTCGAACAACTCGTCACCGGACGGATCACGATCCGGCGGGCCATCGAGGACGGCGACATCGAGACGGCTTCGACGAGCCTGAACGACTTCGATAAGGTGACTTCGCGGCTACAAAACACCGTGATGGATATGCGTCTCATTCCGCTTCGGCGGGTCGTGAGCAACCTTCCCCGGGTCGTCAGGGACGTCGCCAGAAGCCAGGGTAAGGATATCTCCTTCGAGATGCACGGACAGGACATCGAACTCGACCGTTCGATCCTGACCGAGATCGAAGACCCGCTCATCCACATCCTCCGGAACGCGGTCGATCACGGCGTCGAATCCCCCGAGGAGCGCGAGGCCGCAGGCAAACCCCGGGAGGGAACGATCGAACTCGACGCCGCCAGACAGCGCGACCACGTCACGATCGTGGTTTCGGACGACGGTGCCGGGATCGATCCCGACGCGATGCGACAGAAGGCGATCGACGAGGGCGTCGTGCCACAGTCCGAGGCCGAGTCGATGAGCGACGACGAGGCATACGACCTCGTCTTCCATCCCGGGTTTTCGACCGCGAGCGAGGTGACCGACGTGAGCGGTCGGGGCGTCGGGATGGACGTCGTCCACAGCACGGTCGAACAACTCGACGGCACCGTCGACGTCGACAGCACGCCCGGCGAGGGGACGACCGTCGAACTTCGCCTGCCCGTCTCGGTCGCCATTGTCAACGTGTTGTTCGTCGAGGTTGGCGACCGAGAGTACGGCATCCCGATCAAGAACATCGACGAGTTGACCCACGCGAGCGACACCGAGACGGTCAATGGGAAATCGGTCGTCAGGCACGACGACGACGTATACCCCGTAATCAGGCTAGATAAGGCCCTCGAAATCGACGACGCGATCGGCAACGACGCGGCGGCCGCGTCGGGCGATCCCGGTGGGACCGAGTTCGCTGCTGACGGGGGCGACGATGTCGGTGCTCTCGGGGCCGGGGGTGTCGACGCGGATGGTGACGGTAGTCCGGACGGCGGGATGCTCGTCCGGATCCGCGAGTCGGTTCGCCCGGTCGCGCTCAGGTGTGATTCATTCAGCGATCAAGAGGAAGTCGTTGTCAAGCCCCTCGAGGGGTCGCTCAGCGGAATTCCGGGTCTCTCGGGCACCGCCATTCTCGGCGACGGAAACATCGTTCCGATCCTCGACGTGGTGAGCTTGGAGGAATGA
- a CDS encoding HEAT repeat domain-containing protein — MSLYQLQRERDLAELVETLRRSDDPAIRCRAAEIIGGIFETDDIDESDLVLEDGPGGDPILGAAEAGGRETVIDALVSSVKNDDADAVRAAAIDALDHHSQESLERVVDELSGKDLAAAADWVAARAFAEVLDDGQPELRMAAATGLGRVGDPSVTAALVERLSDPDSRVRARSAVACGRIGDPRAVEALESRLRGDPSIDVRAAAAEALGEVGTEAALRVLLAVDSDDSESVRRVVADALGQFGSVAPVDALVGYLEDKSETVRRTAMFSMVEILSNAPPKRSHDVREAAADRLGSATADEVVPPLSEILAESSGAPQRRNAAWLLGRVVGDGYESMAREALLSALGDDDGMTAQFAATSLTTLEAPGLEEELLDLVHDGDAESEARSKALFVLGKVGGDDARAALGEFVDRTDDDGLREAAFSALSKLGGIGGGDGP, encoded by the coding sequence ATGTCGCTGTATCAACTGCAACGGGAGCGCGACCTGGCCGAACTCGTCGAGACGCTTCGCCGGAGCGACGATCCGGCGATCCGCTGCCGGGCGGCGGAGATCATCGGCGGGATATTCGAGACCGACGACATCGACGAGTCCGATCTCGTCCTCGAGGACGGCCCCGGGGGCGACCCGATCCTCGGAGCGGCCGAGGCGGGTGGGCGCGAAACGGTCATCGACGCGCTGGTTTCGAGCGTCAAAAACGACGACGCGGACGCGGTCCGGGCGGCTGCGATCGACGCGCTCGATCACCACAGCCAGGAGTCCCTCGAGCGCGTCGTCGACGAACTCTCCGGGAAGGACCTCGCCGCCGCCGCCGACTGGGTCGCGGCCCGGGCCTTCGCGGAGGTGCTCGACGACGGCCAACCCGAACTCCGGATGGCGGCCGCGACCGGGTTGGGACGCGTCGGGGACCCGAGCGTGACCGCCGCGCTGGTCGAGCGGCTCTCCGACCCGGATTCGCGCGTCAGGGCCCGCTCGGCGGTCGCCTGCGGCCGGATCGGCGACCCGCGGGCGGTCGAGGCGCTCGAGTCGCGGCTTCGCGGAGACCCGAGCATCGACGTCCGAGCGGCCGCTGCCGAGGCGCTCGGCGAAGTCGGGACCGAGGCCGCACTCCGGGTGCTGTTGGCGGTCGACAGCGACGACAGCGAATCGGTCCGCCGCGTCGTCGCCGACGCGCTCGGGCAGTTCGGCAGCGTCGCCCCCGTCGACGCCCTCGTGGGCTACCTCGAGGACAAAAGCGAGACCGTCCGTCGGACCGCGATGTTCTCGATGGTCGAGATCCTCTCGAACGCCCCGCCGAAGCGGAGCCACGACGTGCGCGAAGCCGCGGCCGACCGGCTCGGCTCGGCGACGGCCGACGAGGTCGTCCCGCCGCTCTCCGAGATCCTGGCGGAGAGTTCGGGCGCGCCACAGCGGCGAAACGCCGCGTGGCTCCTCGGCCGCGTCGTCGGCGACGGGTACGAATCGATGGCCAGAGAGGCGCTGCTGTCGGCGCTCGGCGACGACGACGGGATGACGGCACAGTTTGCCGCGACGAGCCTCACGACGCTCGAGGCCCCCGGTCTCGAGGAGGAGCTGCTCGATCTCGTCCACGACGGCGACGCCGAGAGCGAGGCGCGCTCGAAGGCGCTTTTCGTTCTCGGAAAGGTCGGCGGCGACGACGCGCGGGCGGCGCTCGGCGAGTTCGTCGACCGAACCGACGACGACGGCCTCCGCGAAGCGGCCTTCTCGGCGCTGTCGAAGCTCGGTGGCATCGGCGGGGGTGACGGACCGTGA